One segment of Pandoraea pnomenusa DNA contains the following:
- a CDS encoding endo alpha-1,4 polygalactosaminidase, whose product MRLARGMAGLFAGCFLNAASAQAPSPGRIAFYYGETIDPSAFAGYDQAVVEPDNGFVPKVAEASGAEPKGMRWIAYVSVGEVLPSRDYYKAMPKAWRIGRNGEWKSEVIDQSAPGWPQFFVDKVIAPLWANGYRGFFLDTLDSYQLVSRTDAERARQRAGLVAVIKRIHRRFPRAEVIMNRGFELMPEVHDDVSAVAFESLYRGWDEAQRRYVAVSDKDREWLLARAREIRENYGLPVIAIDYCPPDDVACARQTVNRIRADGLVPYVGDGHLMQVNPASALD is encoded by the coding sequence ATGCGACTCGCCCGCGGCATGGCGGGCCTGTTCGCCGGCTGTTTTCTCAATGCGGCGTCGGCACAGGCGCCCTCGCCCGGGCGCATCGCGTTCTATTACGGCGAGACGATCGATCCCAGCGCATTCGCCGGATATGATCAGGCGGTGGTGGAGCCGGACAACGGCTTCGTCCCGAAGGTCGCGGAAGCTTCCGGCGCGGAACCGAAGGGCATGCGCTGGATCGCGTATGTCAGCGTGGGCGAAGTGCTGCCCTCGCGCGACTACTACAAGGCCATGCCCAAAGCCTGGCGCATCGGCCGCAACGGCGAATGGAAGTCCGAAGTCATCGACCAGTCCGCGCCGGGATGGCCGCAGTTCTTCGTCGACAAGGTTATCGCGCCGCTATGGGCCAACGGCTACCGCGGTTTTTTCCTCGACACGCTCGACTCGTACCAGCTCGTGAGCAGGACCGACGCCGAGCGCGCGCGGCAGCGAGCCGGTCTGGTCGCCGTCATCAAACGCATTCATCGTCGCTTTCCGCGCGCCGAGGTCATCATGAACCGGGGATTCGAGTTGATGCCCGAAGTGCATGACGACGTCTCGGCGGTGGCCTTCGAGTCGCTTTATCGCGGTTGGGACGAGGCGCAGCGCCGCTACGTGGCCGTGTCCGACAAGGATCGCGAATGGCTGCTCGCCCGCGCCCGCGAGATTCGCGAGAACTACGGGCTTCCCGTCATCGCGATCGACTATTGCCCGCCGGACGACGTCGCATGTGCCCGACAGACCGTCAACCGCATCCGTGCCGACGGACTCGTGCCGTACGTCGGCGACGGCCATCTGATGCAGGTCAATCCGGCGTCCGCGCTGGATTGA
- a CDS encoding tetratricopeptide repeat protein produces the protein MLKKLLVAVIGIVALLAQALAIRTLFAPVGAIDPLLLFFAWQTLSAGLTATFVRAALPEHYHGRNGAFWHSFAVCLFIPVGGLVLFLGIMTIGFVFPPPRELARSGAVDRPEFVTYLVSQVTHGAGARLRARLRNVRGTNEDRVAALVSVQALPSRATGEIMRDLLSDPVEEIRLLAYGIVDGVEKQIMQRIFDARSQRERAANDDERAEGSHRLAELYWELIYQNLVRGEVYRFTLGQVEKYAREALAHRESDAAMWYLLGRCALLRRDPDEAQACLERAEAHHFPADRLVPWLAEVAFLKHQYGRVGPMLASLGSGTSTPTLNPVMRFWTR, from the coding sequence ATGCTTAAGAAACTGCTGGTGGCTGTGATCGGGATCGTGGCCCTGCTCGCACAGGCGCTGGCGATCCGCACCCTGTTCGCGCCGGTCGGCGCGATCGATCCGCTGCTGCTCTTCTTCGCGTGGCAGACGCTCAGCGCCGGGCTGACCGCAACGTTCGTGCGTGCGGCGCTGCCCGAGCATTATCACGGGCGAAACGGCGCGTTCTGGCACAGCTTCGCCGTCTGTCTGTTCATTCCCGTGGGTGGTCTGGTGCTGTTCCTGGGCATCATGACGATCGGCTTCGTGTTCCCCCCGCCGCGAGAGCTGGCCCGCTCGGGCGCCGTGGACCGGCCAGAGTTCGTGACGTACCTCGTCTCGCAGGTCACGCACGGCGCCGGGGCGCGCCTGCGCGCCCGTCTGCGCAACGTGCGCGGCACGAACGAGGATCGCGTGGCGGCATTGGTGTCGGTGCAGGCGCTGCCGTCGCGGGCGACCGGCGAGATCATGCGCGATCTGTTGTCCGACCCGGTGGAGGAAATCCGCCTGCTCGCCTACGGCATCGTCGACGGCGTGGAAAAGCAGATCATGCAGCGCATTTTCGATGCGCGCTCGCAGCGGGAGCGCGCCGCCAACGACGACGAGCGCGCGGAGGGAAGTCACCGCCTGGCCGAGCTGTACTGGGAGCTGATCTATCAGAATCTCGTGCGCGGCGAGGTCTACCGATTCACGTTGGGGCAGGTCGAGAAGTATGCCCGCGAAGCGCTCGCGCATCGCGAGAGCGACGCCGCCATGTGGTATCTCCTGGGCCGCTGCGCGCTGCTTCGCCGCGATCCGGACGAGGCTCAGGCATGCCTGGAGCGCGCGGAAGCGCATCACTTCCCCGCCGACCGGCTCGTGCCCTGGCTTGCCGAAGTCGCCTTCCTCAAACATCAATACGGACGGGTCGGGCCCATGCTCGCCAGCCTCGGGAGTGGTACGTCCACACCGACGCTCAATCCCGTCATGCGTTTCTGGACCCGCTAA
- the glmS gene encoding glutamine--fructose-6-phosphate transaminase (isomerizing) produces MCGIVGGVARSDVVPVLVEGLRRLEYRGYDSCGVAVLDAQQKLTRVRSVARVAELRAQAAEAALAAPLGIAHTRWATHGAPATENAHPIFSRDRVGLVHNGIIENHEVLRDALRAKGYEFASQTDTEVIAHLVDAHLHGGERGDLVQAVRAAIAQLHGAFAIAVVSDDAPGRLVCARQGSPLVIGFAPDGHFLASDALALAGRCDRFTYLEEGDVALLTPDTVTILDSRGVEATRPVRTMAAYQAEVELGPYQHYMQKEIFEQPRAIADTISGIAAFSPALYGEAAAEALGRADSVLILACGTSYYAGLTAKYWLESLAGIPTQVEIASEYRYRESVPNPQALVVTISQSGETADTLAALRHAQHLGHEHTLAICNVATSALVRQTAMSFITRAGAEIGVASTKAFTTQLVALFTLAVTLGVERGRIDADGAADYLTQLRHLPAAVASVLALEPQLIDWSLKFASVPSALFLGRGLHYPIALEGALKLKEISYIHAEAYPAGELKHGPLALVSEQMPVVTVAPNDVLVEKLKSNMQEVRARGGELFVLADDDMKMSSAQGIRVIRMPEHYGKLSPVLHVVPLQLLAYHTACARGTDVDKPRNLAKSVTVE; encoded by the coding sequence ATGTGTGGAATCGTAGGCGGCGTTGCGCGCAGCGACGTGGTGCCGGTGCTGGTGGAAGGACTGCGGCGTCTCGAATACCGCGGTTACGACTCGTGCGGAGTCGCCGTGCTGGATGCGCAACAGAAGCTCACCCGCGTGCGCAGCGTGGCGCGCGTTGCCGAACTGCGGGCGCAGGCGGCCGAGGCGGCCCTGGCCGCGCCGCTCGGCATCGCGCATACCCGTTGGGCGACCCATGGCGCGCCGGCCACCGAAAACGCGCACCCGATCTTCTCGCGCGACCGCGTCGGGCTGGTGCACAACGGCATCATCGAGAACCATGAAGTTCTGCGCGACGCGCTGCGCGCCAAGGGTTACGAGTTTGCCAGCCAGACCGATACCGAAGTCATCGCGCATCTGGTCGATGCCCATCTGCATGGCGGCGAGCGCGGTGATCTCGTGCAGGCGGTGCGAGCGGCCATTGCGCAACTTCATGGCGCGTTTGCGATTGCCGTCGTCAGCGACGACGCACCCGGACGCCTGGTGTGCGCCCGGCAGGGATCGCCGCTCGTGATCGGCTTCGCGCCGGACGGCCATTTCCTGGCGTCCGATGCGCTTGCGCTTGCCGGGCGCTGCGATCGCTTCACCTATCTCGAGGAGGGCGACGTGGCGTTGCTTACCCCCGACACGGTGACGATCCTCGACAGTCGTGGCGTCGAGGCGACGCGCCCGGTGCGCACCATGGCCGCCTATCAGGCGGAAGTCGAGCTCGGGCCTTACCAGCACTACATGCAAAAGGAGATCTTCGAGCAACCTCGCGCGATCGCTGACACGATCTCCGGCATCGCCGCGTTCTCGCCGGCCCTGTACGGCGAGGCTGCCGCGGAGGCGCTCGGTCGCGCGGACAGCGTCCTGATCCTCGCGTGCGGCACCAGCTACTACGCCGGGCTGACGGCGAAGTACTGGCTGGAGTCGCTTGCCGGCATTCCCACGCAGGTCGAGATCGCCAGCGAATACCGCTATCGCGAATCCGTACCCAATCCGCAAGCGCTCGTGGTGACCATCTCGCAATCGGGCGAGACCGCCGACACGCTGGCCGCGCTCAGGCACGCCCAGCATCTCGGTCACGAACACACGCTGGCGATTTGCAATGTCGCCACCAGCGCGCTCGTGCGTCAGACGGCGATGTCGTTCATCACCCGCGCGGGGGCGGAGATCGGCGTGGCATCGACCAAGGCCTTCACCACCCAGCTCGTCGCGCTATTCACGCTGGCGGTCACGCTCGGCGTGGAACGCGGTCGTATCGACGCCGACGGCGCGGCGGACTACCTCACGCAGCTGCGCCACTTGCCGGCGGCGGTCGCGAGCGTGCTTGCGCTGGAGCCGCAACTGATCGACTGGTCGCTGAAGTTCGCCAGTGTGCCGAGCGCCCTGTTCCTGGGGCGTGGACTGCATTATCCGATCGCCCTCGAGGGCGCGCTCAAGCTCAAGGAAATCTCGTACATCCACGCAGAGGCGTATCCTGCCGGGGAGCTCAAGCACGGTCCGCTCGCCCTCGTGAGCGAGCAGATGCCGGTCGTTACCGTCGCACCCAACGACGTGCTCGTCGAGAAGCTGAAATCCAACATGCAGGAAGTGCGCGCGCGCGGTGGCGAACTTTTCGTGCTGGCCGACGACGACATGAAAATGAGCAGCGCGCAGGGCATTCGTGTCATTCGCATGCCGGAGCACTATGGCAAACTCTCGCCGGTGCTTCACGTGGTGCCGCTGCAACTGCTGGCCTATCACACCGCGTGCGCGAGGGGCACGGATGTGGACAAACCGCGCAATCTGGCAAAATCCGTCACCGTCGAATAG
- the pelG gene encoding exopolysaccharide Pel transporter PelG, giving the protein MAGIGFELRKILRRDTLTSTLAAYGYAGVISAGPLILSILGILLIGMMSLAVVQPPGLIVQFQVSVTYLIAFSLVVTGVLQLSFTRFLSDRLFERRPDLVLPNYNAVSLVTTVGTGLIGLILALTAFRDQSTGYRLLMLAGFVIVSNIWIGVLFLTSVKQYRAILAIFFVGYGVTVVSAVLLNRHGLEGLLGGFVIGHLILLLGMGCLIHRNYRTDEYLLWQVFDRRFSYPSLMFVGLLFNLGIWLDKFMFWFYPVTGQDVIGPLRASVIYDLPVFISYLCVIPGMAVFLLRIETDFVEYYDQFYNAVRTGGTLKYIEESRDMMVRSVRTGLYEILKIQAVVTLLIFAFGDHLLRLIGISVLYLPLLHIDVISASLQVLFLGILNIFFYLDRRLTVLALTFAMVVANGVFTWGTLMLGPNTYGYGFALALAVVVIVAMQLLDRRLDALEYETYMLQNQH; this is encoded by the coding sequence ATGGCCGGCATTGGCTTCGAACTGCGCAAGATCCTGCGGCGCGACACGCTGACGAGCACGCTTGCGGCTTATGGCTACGCCGGCGTCATCAGCGCCGGCCCGCTGATTCTGTCGATTCTCGGCATCCTGCTCATCGGCATGATGAGCCTGGCGGTCGTTCAGCCGCCCGGTCTGATCGTGCAGTTCCAGGTGTCGGTCACTTACCTGATCGCGTTCAGCCTGGTCGTCACCGGTGTGCTGCAACTCTCCTTCACGCGATTCCTGAGCGACCGCCTGTTCGAGCGGCGTCCCGATCTGGTGCTCCCGAACTACAACGCGGTCTCGCTCGTCACGACCGTCGGCACCGGGCTCATCGGTCTGATCCTCGCGCTCACCGCGTTCCGCGACCAGTCGACGGGCTATCGCCTGTTGATGCTCGCGGGCTTCGTGATCGTGAGCAACATCTGGATCGGCGTACTGTTTCTCACCAGCGTGAAGCAGTACCGCGCCATTCTGGCGATCTTCTTCGTCGGATACGGCGTCACGGTGGTGAGCGCCGTGCTGCTCAATCGTCATGGACTCGAAGGCCTGCTCGGCGGCTTCGTCATCGGCCACCTGATCCTGCTGCTCGGCATGGGGTGCCTGATTCACCGCAACTACCGCACCGACGAGTACCTGCTCTGGCAGGTGTTCGATCGCCGTTTCTCCTATCCGTCGCTGATGTTCGTCGGGTTGCTCTTCAACCTGGGCATCTGGCTCGACAAGTTCATGTTCTGGTTCTACCCGGTGACCGGGCAGGACGTGATCGGACCGCTGCGCGCGTCGGTGATTTACGATCTCCCGGTGTTCATCTCGTACCTCTGCGTGATTCCCGGCATGGCGGTGTTCCTGCTGCGCATCGAGACCGACTTCGTGGAGTATTACGACCAGTTCTACAACGCGGTGCGCACCGGCGGCACGCTCAAGTACATCGAAGAGTCGCGCGACATGATGGTGCGCTCCGTGCGCACCGGTCTATATGAAATCCTGAAGATCCAGGCCGTGGTGACGCTGCTGATCTTCGCGTTCGGCGACCATCTGCTGCGGCTGATCGGCATTTCCGTGCTGTACCTGCCGTTGCTGCACATCGACGTGATTTCCGCGAGCTTGCAGGTGCTCTTCCTGGGCATTCTGAACATCTTCTTCTATCTCGACCGGCGCCTGACGGTGTTGGCGCTCACGTTCGCGATGGTCGTCGCCAACGGCGTGTTCACATGGGGTACGCTGATGCTGGGCCCAAACACCTACGGATACGGATTTGCGCTCGCGCTGGCGGTGGTCGTCATCGTCGCGATGCAACTGCTCGACCGGCGGCTCGACGCGCTGGAATACGAAACCTACATGCTGCAGAACCAGCACTGA
- the galE gene encoding UDP-glucose 4-epimerase GalE, whose protein sequence is MNNSGTILVTGGAGYIGSHTCVELLSHGYDVVIVDNLVNSHRESVVRVGELAGRAPVFIEGDACSKPLLADLFARFRFTGAIHFAALKAVGESVEKPVEYYRNNLDSLLALVETMRDFNVKDLVFSSSATVYGNPASVPIDESFPLSATNPYGQTKLMAETILNDVAAADPAWRIALLRYFNPVGAHESGRIGEDPVGVPSNLMPFVAQVAIGKRPAVNVFGGNWNTPDGTGIRDYIHVVDLARGHLAALASLQRLNRGFTVNLGTGRGYSVLEVIKAFEAASGRPVPFKVTERRPGDIESCYAATDLARTLLGWEAEYGIDRMCADHWRWQMQNPDGYR, encoded by the coding sequence ATGAACAATTCCGGAACCATTCTCGTCACGGGCGGCGCGGGCTACATCGGCTCGCATACGTGCGTCGAACTGCTCTCGCACGGCTATGACGTCGTCATCGTCGACAATCTGGTCAACAGCCACCGCGAGTCGGTGGTCCGCGTCGGCGAACTCGCCGGACGCGCGCCTGTTTTCATCGAGGGAGACGCCTGCTCGAAGCCATTGCTTGCCGACCTGTTCGCGCGCTTCCGCTTCACCGGCGCGATTCACTTCGCGGCCCTCAAAGCCGTGGGCGAATCGGTGGAAAAGCCCGTCGAGTACTACCGCAACAACCTCGACAGCCTGCTGGCGCTGGTCGAGACGATGCGGGACTTCAACGTCAAGGATCTCGTCTTCAGCTCGTCGGCCACGGTCTACGGCAACCCCGCGTCCGTTCCGATTGACGAGTCGTTCCCGCTATCGGCAACGAACCCGTACGGGCAGACGAAGCTCATGGCGGAGACCATCCTCAACGACGTCGCGGCGGCCGACCCGGCCTGGCGTATCGCGTTGCTGCGTTATTTCAATCCGGTGGGGGCGCATGAGAGCGGGCGCATCGGCGAAGACCCCGTGGGCGTGCCGAGCAACCTGATGCCGTTCGTCGCGCAGGTGGCGATCGGCAAGCGCCCCGCGGTGAACGTGTTCGGCGGCAACTGGAACACACCGGACGGCACGGGCATCCGCGACTACATCCACGTGGTCGATCTCGCCCGCGGTCACCTGGCCGCGCTGGCATCGCTCCAGCGGCTCAACCGGGGCTTCACGGTCAACCTCGGCACCGGGCGCGGCTATTCCGTGCTGGAGGTGATCAAGGCATTCGAAGCGGCCAGCGGACGCCCGGTGCCGTTCAAGGTGACCGAGCGCCGCCCGGGCGACATCGAGAGTTGCTATGCGGCGACCGATCTGGCCCGTACCCTGCTGGGATGGGAAGCCGAGTACGGCATCGATCGCATGTGCGCCGACCATTGGCGCTGGCAGATGCAGAACCCGGACGGCTATCGGTAA
- the pelF gene encoding GT4 family glycosyltransferase PelF: MRTSERLARPADIALLLEGTFPYVRGGVSSWVDQMIRAFPDLTFAVVFIGSRREDYGDKVYKLHDNIVHFEEHYLYEFDAPPPVRAVEGDAQAFAQMEKMHDMLRQRNDLQGIGKLIHDVIPMMGDDGQISEANFLHSRRSWDVISERYKKYCLDPSFTDYFWTVRIMHKPLWQLARICDQLVPARVYHTVSTGYAGFLGALLRFKHQRPLLVSEHGIYTKERKIDLLQGQWIRDNRGLFERDISRVGYFQDLWVRFFEALGRVCYEAADEITALFEGNRLRQIADGAPEHKTRNTPNGIPVEKFAPLRARRPAEIPPVVALIGRVVPIKDIKTFIRAIFIASRQMPGLQGWIVGPEEEDPAYAQECRDIAASLGMEDNLRFLGFQNVADILPQVGVVALSSISEALPLVVLEAYAAGVPVVTTDVGSCRQLVEGLGDEDRALGAAGKVVQIANPEHFAQAVVDLLEPRTWHAAQRAAIARVERYYTLGQMQDAYRHLYEMLLARSERATAAGGV, from the coding sequence ATGCGTACATCCGAACGTCTCGCCCGGCCGGCAGACATCGCGTTGCTTCTGGAGGGCACCTTCCCGTATGTTCGCGGAGGCGTGTCGTCATGGGTGGATCAGATGATCCGCGCGTTCCCCGACCTGACGTTTGCCGTCGTGTTCATCGGCAGCCGCCGGGAAGACTACGGCGACAAGGTCTACAAGCTGCATGACAACATCGTGCACTTCGAAGAGCACTATCTCTACGAGTTCGATGCGCCGCCCCCGGTGCGTGCCGTCGAAGGCGATGCGCAGGCGTTCGCGCAGATGGAGAAGATGCACGACATGCTGCGCCAGCGCAACGACCTGCAGGGCATCGGCAAGCTGATTCACGACGTGATCCCCATGATGGGCGACGACGGCCAGATCAGCGAGGCCAACTTCCTGCACAGCCGCCGATCCTGGGACGTCATTTCCGAGCGCTACAAGAAGTACTGTCTGGACCCCTCGTTTACCGACTACTTCTGGACCGTGCGGATCATGCACAAGCCGCTCTGGCAGCTCGCACGCATTTGCGACCAGCTGGTTCCGGCCCGGGTATATCACACCGTGTCCACGGGCTATGCGGGCTTTCTCGGCGCGCTGCTGCGCTTCAAGCACCAGCGCCCCCTGCTCGTCTCCGAGCACGGCATCTACACCAAGGAGCGCAAGATCGACCTGCTCCAGGGGCAATGGATTCGCGACAACCGCGGCCTTTTCGAGCGCGACATTTCGCGCGTTGGCTATTTCCAGGATTTGTGGGTGCGCTTCTTTGAGGCACTGGGGCGCGTCTGTTACGAAGCCGCCGACGAGATCACCGCGCTGTTCGAGGGCAATCGTCTGCGCCAGATCGCCGACGGCGCTCCCGAGCACAAGACACGCAATACCCCGAACGGCATTCCGGTGGAAAAGTTCGCGCCGCTGCGCGCACGACGCCCCGCCGAAATCCCGCCCGTCGTGGCGCTGATCGGTCGCGTCGTCCCCATCAAGGACATCAAGACCTTCATTCGCGCGATCTTCATCGCCAGCCGCCAGATGCCCGGCCTGCAAGGCTGGATCGTCGGTCCGGAGGAGGAAGATCCGGCCTACGCGCAGGAATGTCGCGACATCGCCGCGAGCCTCGGCATGGAAGACAACCTGCGGTTCCTGGGCTTCCAGAACGTCGCCGACATCCTGCCGCAGGTGGGCGTCGTCGCGTTGTCGTCCATTTCCGAAGCGCTGCCGCTGGTGGTGCTCGAAGCCTACGCGGCCGGTGTGCCGGTCGTCACGACCGACGTCGGATCGTGCCGCCAACTGGTCGAGGGGCTGGGCGACGAGGACCGGGCGCTCGGCGCGGCCGGCAAGGTCGTGCAGATCGCGAACCCCGAACACTTCGCCCAGGCCGTGGTGGACCTGCTCGAACCGCGGACCTGGCACGCCGCGCAACGCGCCGCGATCGCGCGCGTGGAACGTTATTACACACTCGGACAGATGCAGGACGCCTACCGTCATCTGTACGAGATGCTGCTCGCGCGCTCGGAACGCGCCACGGCAGCGGGAGGGGTCTGA